Proteins encoded within one genomic window of Equus caballus isolate H_3958 breed thoroughbred chromosome 20, TB-T2T, whole genome shotgun sequence:
- the OR2M19 gene encoding olfactory receptor family 2 subfamily M member 19 (The RefSeq protein has 1 substitution compared to this genomic sequence), whose protein sequence is MEWENQTFSSDFILMEIFSHTPTHIFLFSLVLGIFTVALLTNTIMVLLIYLDTRLHTPMYFLLSQLSLMDLMLTCTTVPQMAYNYLSGRRSISVAGCETQIFFFVSLLGGECFLLAVMAYDRYVAICYPLQYHNLMNQKICGLMAASSWILGSLDGIVDVAATLSFSYCGSREIAQFFCDVPALLSLSCTDTSTFETVLFICCLLMLLFPLLLIVISYTRVIAAVIRMSSGEGRHKAFTTCTSHLIVVGMYYAAAMFIYMRPTSNRSPTQDKMVSSFYSILTPMLNPLIYSFRNKDVAKAFSKVLGKGKSRE, encoded by the coding sequence ATGGAATGGGAGAATCAGACATTTAGCTCTGACTTCATCCTGATGGAAATCTTTAGTCACACTCCTACTCATATATTCCTCTTCTCTCTTGTCCTGGGTATCTTCACAGTGGCACTCTTGACAAACACTATCATGGTTCTCCTCATCTACCTGGATACCCgactccacacccccatgtacttcctcCTCAGCCAACTCTCCCTCATGGACCTCATGCTCACCTGCACCACTGTACCCAAAATGGCCTACAACTACTTGTCTGGCAGGCGGTCCATTTCTGTAGCAGGATGTGAAACCCAGatattcttctttgtgtctcTCCTCGGTGGTGAATGCTTCCTATTGGCtgtcatggcctatgaccgctatgttgccATTTGCTACCCTCTTCAGTACCACAATCTCATGAACCAGAAAATCTGTGGACTCATGGCTGCCTCTTCATGGATCCTTGGTTCCCTGGATGGTATTGTTGATGTAGCTGCTACTTTGTCCTTTTCCTATTGTGGCTCCCGAGAAATAGCCCAGTTTTTCTGTGATGTGCCTGCACTCCTAAGTCTCTCATGCACTGATACTTCCACATTTGAAACTGTTCTTTTTATCTGTTGTCTATTGATGCTTCTCTTCCCTTTACTACTCATCGTTATCTCCTACACTCGTGTAATTGCGGCTGTCATTCGCATGAGCTCTGGAGAGGGTCGGCACAAGGCTTTTACGACGTGTACTTCACACCTTATTGTTGTCGGGATGTATTATGCAGCAGCTATGTTCATATACATGCGGCCCACTTCTAATCGTTCCCCAACCCAGGACAAGATGGTGTCATCCTTCTACTCCATTCTCACCCCTATGCTGAATCCCCTTATCTACAGCTTCCGCAACAAAGATGTGGCCAAAGCATTCAGTAAGGTCCTAGGGAAGGGGAAATCTAGGGAATAA